A window of the Lactuca sativa cultivar Salinas chromosome 5, Lsat_Salinas_v11, whole genome shotgun sequence genome harbors these coding sequences:
- the LOC111882925 gene encoding peroxisomal adenine nucleotide carrier 1: MGGFDMESLVDATAGAIGSLASTTILYPLDTCKTKYQAELRTPNLRKYRNLSDVLWEAIRKRQVLSLYQGLGTKNLQSFISSFIYFYGYSFFRKLHMERSGFKSVGTKANLIIAAVAGACTVAITMPLDTAASRMQTSDFGKSKGLIKTLSEGTLGEAFDGLGISILLTLNPAIQYTAFDQLKERLLEGKLGNPQSLSALSAFLLGAASKCVATCLTYPAIRCKVMIQAAESSEDREEESEMESRKTVSGALHAIWNKEGFLGFFKGLRAQILKTVLSSALLLMIKEKITKSTWVLFLAIKRFLVLSMSRLKSS, translated from the exons ATGGGTGGCTTTGATATGGAATCGTTGGTGGATGCAACAGCAGGGGCGATTGGATCTCTCGCTAGCACTACTATCTTATACCCTTTAGATACCTGCAAAACCAAGTACCAAGCTGAACTACGCACCCCTAATCTCAGAAAATACAG GAACCTTTCAGATGTTCTCTGGGAAGCAATTCGTAAACGTCAAGTTCTTTCTTTGTATCAAGGCCTAGGGACAAAGAACCTGCAATCGTTCATTTCATCATTCATATACTTTTATGGGTATAGCTTCTTTAGGAAGCTGCATATGGAACGTTCTGGATTTAAATCTGTTGGAACAAAAGCTAACTTGATTATAGCTGCTGTTGCTGGTGCTTGTACAGTTGCAATAACCATG CCTTTGGATACAGCTGCATCAAGGATGCAAACAAGTGACTTTGGGAAGTCCAAAGGTCTAATAAAGACCCTCTCAGAGGGAACTTTGGGAGAGGCATTTGATGGACTTGGCATATCGATTCTGCTTACTTTAAATCCAGCAATTCAG tACACTGCATTTGATCAACTGAAAGAAAGATTACTGGAGGGTAAGTTGGGAAATCCACAATCCCTTTCTGCCCTTTCGGCTTTTCTGTTAGGGGCAGCATCAAAATGTGTGGCTACCTGCTTGACTTACCCTGCTATCAG ATGTAAGGTGATGATTCAAGCTGCAGAATCAAGTGAAGATAgagaagaggaatcggaaatgGAATCAAGAAAAACGGTATCTGGGGCATTACATGCTATATGGAATAAGGAAGGATTTCTAGGGTTCTTCAAAGGGTTAAGAGCCCAAATTCTAAAGACTGTTTTAAGTTCAGCATTGCTTTTAATGATAAAGGAAAAGATCACAAAGAGCACATGGGTATTGTTTTTGGCAATAAAGAGATTCTTGGTTTTAAGCATGAGTAGGTTAAAAAGCTCTTAG